From Firmicutes bacterium HGW-Firmicutes-1, one genomic window encodes:
- a CDS encoding acetolactate synthase small subunit, whose amino-acid sequence MKKQIFSIWVENQAGVLSRVAAIFGETGLNIDSLAVGTTENSQVSRITIVTEGEEDSLDHVISKMNEITNLIKVKKITEGLSVLRELALIMVEAPEAKRQDILTLAEIFRAEIVDVGIRTMTIEISGGEDKIQAMEDLLRPFGIREIVRTGTIAIDRTNRQ is encoded by the coding sequence ATGAAAAAACAAATTTTTTCTATTTGGGTTGAAAATCAAGCAGGTGTACTATCTAGGGTTGCAGCAATTTTTGGCGAAACTGGATTAAACATTGATAGTCTTGCGGTTGGGACTACGGAAAACAGTCAAGTAAGCAGAATTACGATCGTTACAGAGGGCGAAGAAGATTCGCTAGATCATGTCATTTCTAAAATGAATGAAATCACAAACTTAATCAAAGTTAAGAAAATTACAGAAGGCTTATCGGTACTTAGAGAATTGGCTTTGATCATGGTTGAAGCTCCTGAGGCTAAGAGGCAGGACATCCTTACCCTAGCTGAAATATTCAGAGCTGAGATCGTTGATGTAGGGATTCGAACAATGACAATTGAGATCAGTGGAGGTGAAGATAAAATTCAAGCCATGGAGGATCTTTTAAGACCATTTGGAATTCGTGAGATTGTACGTACAGGAACAATTGCCATAGATCGTACTAATCGTCAATAG
- a CDS encoding ABC transporter permease, whose protein sequence is MKQNNKIAYFLILPAMFFVIIFSLWPVIQSVTYSLFDYQLNDQTKSRLSMSNQYNLELFKETNQYLNFYLDSEKSTATLTESKEKIDVLLQDINSYEEKVLNKYGEEKVVKLSDAENIEFEAFAQTVIKAINEIYTLNDEGFTIKDDVLAVTEGYASSVIKPNFIGLDNYKQAFTDARVGTALLNTLIFTFFSISIELVCGILLALIMNKAMFGRGLIRSLSLIPWAIPTVVSALIWLYLYNGTSGVVAMIFSKIGLISQPTDLLLTSTAAMGAVIIADVWKTTPYMALLLLAGLQTIPNSVYEASSVDGAHKLQQFFRITLPMLKPSILVALLFRTLDAFRVFDLIYVLTGGGPGGKTETISIYAYKAMFAQTKFGYGSALTIIIALCVAVICYFYIKVLNVDISSRE, encoded by the coding sequence ATGAAGCAAAATAATAAAATCGCTTATTTTTTAATACTTCCTGCAATGTTTTTTGTTATCATTTTTTCGCTATGGCCAGTAATTCAATCGGTCACATATTCTTTATTTGATTATCAATTGAATGATCAAACAAAATCTAGGCTATCAATGAGCAATCAATATAATCTTGAGCTCTTTAAAGAAACAAACCAGTACTTAAACTTTTATTTGGATAGCGAGAAATCAACAGCGACCTTAACGGAATCTAAAGAAAAGATAGACGTACTACTTCAAGATATTAACTCATATGAAGAAAAAGTTCTAAATAAATACGGTGAAGAAAAAGTTGTTAAGCTATCTGATGCTGAAAATATTGAATTTGAGGCATTCGCTCAAACTGTAATAAAAGCAATCAACGAAATTTACACACTTAATGATGAGGGCTTTACAATAAAAGATGATGTTTTAGCTGTAACAGAAGGATACGCATCCTCAGTGATCAAGCCTAACTTCATTGGACTTGATAATTATAAGCAAGCATTTACCGATGCAAGAGTTGGAACTGCGTTATTGAACACTCTGATTTTTACGTTTTTTTCAATCAGTATTGAACTGGTTTGCGGTATTTTATTAGCCTTAATAATGAATAAGGCAATGTTTGGAAGAGGGCTGATAAGAAGTCTTTCCTTAATTCCATGGGCGATTCCAACAGTTGTTTCTGCTCTAATATGGTTGTACTTATACAATGGAACAAGTGGTGTCGTTGCTATGATTTTCTCTAAAATTGGTCTTATATCACAGCCAACAGACTTATTACTTACTAGTACGGCAGCAATGGGAGCAGTTATTATTGCAGATGTATGGAAAACAACACCGTATATGGCGTTATTACTTCTTGCTGGATTACAAACAATACCAAACTCGGTATACGAAGCTTCTTCAGTAGATGGAGCTCACAAACTACAACAATTTTTTAGAATTACACTTCCGATGTTAAAACCGTCAATTCTAGTTGCATTGCTTTTTAGAACCTTGGATGCCTTTAGAGTCTTTGACTTAATTTATGTACTTACAGGCGGTGGACCAGGTGGTAAAACAGAAACCATTTCCATATATGCCTATAAAGCAATGTTTGCTCAGACAAAATTTGGGTATGGTTCAGCATTAACCATTATCATTGCCCTATGTGTAGCTGTTATTTGTTATTTCTACATTAAAGTGCTAAATGTAGATATTTCATCAAGAGAATAG
- a CDS encoding family 65 glycosyl hydrolase has product MKHDIKENEILKDELIINESIFAIGNGYLGVRGNFEEGYLDELPTIRGTYINAFHDVVDITYAEKAYGFPDTMQKLLNIIDSQGLIIELEDGEIVSPLTGKITNYTRTLDMKKGYVTRSFTYFNQKNEALKISYKRMVSFKQLELFVIHLEIEPISYLGEVMIKSNLNGDVYNYTDKDDPRVASGHSKLLNIVSTSIEDHLSIQVKTSHSGLSCSCVSTLIGSRGKEDCQIVKFTNSKQVEEVHKFKLNEKTSFTKYTIYTDSLRHQNPLEESNELLTKVKEFSFEYWIEEQTKYLADFWKSTYIDVKGEKSIQEGLQFNIFQLLQSVGKDKYSNISAKGLTGEGYEGHYFWDTEILIFPVFLLTNPEIAKNLLMYRYNILEQAKERAMIMGHKRGALFPWRTISGTECSGYFPAGTAQYHISGDIAYAFISYYLATNDIQFMRDFGAEVLFETARLWVDMGHQKGEHFYIDSVTGPDEYTAIVNNNYYTNTIAKYNLYWANKIYIELMDCFGEVATTDLLTKLDVAVLEIQRFKEISDIMYLPYDEQLDINPQDDSFLNKKVWDFSGTKKEQYPLLMNFHPLTIYRHQVLKQADTILAHLMLEDYTKESTIKNSYDYYEKITTHDSSLSYCVSSMVACKLGYEKEAYQYFMETARLDLDNTHNNTKDGLHMANMGGSFMGIVYGFAGLRIKEEGISFNPILSDEWEGYQFNIKYLGRVIHIEVNMEHIHICIEGKPLEVKIYEQGYFIEKELTLQLKQLTHTVRGDN; this is encoded by the coding sequence ATGAAACACGACATTAAAGAAAACGAAATATTGAAGGATGAATTAATCATCAATGAAAGCATTTTTGCAATTGGAAATGGTTACCTTGGCGTTAGAGGTAATTTTGAAGAAGGCTACCTAGATGAATTACCGACAATACGTGGAACATATATAAATGCTTTTCATGATGTTGTGGACATCACTTATGCCGAAAAGGCATATGGATTTCCAGATACGATGCAAAAGCTACTAAATATTATTGATAGTCAAGGTTTGATTATTGAGCTTGAAGATGGAGAAATTGTTTCACCATTAACAGGTAAGATAACAAATTATACGCGTACACTAGATATGAAAAAGGGATATGTTACTAGAAGTTTTACTTATTTCAATCAAAAAAATGAAGCACTTAAGATTAGCTACAAAAGGATGGTATCATTTAAACAATTAGAATTATTCGTTATCCATTTAGAAATTGAACCTATTTCCTATCTTGGAGAAGTAATGATTAAATCAAATCTAAATGGAGATGTGTATAATTACACGGATAAAGATGATCCAAGAGTGGCTAGTGGACATTCGAAGCTTTTAAACATTGTTAGTACATCAATCGAGGATCATTTATCAATCCAAGTTAAAACAAGCCACTCGGGGTTATCCTGCAGTTGTGTAAGTACTTTAATTGGATCTAGAGGTAAGGAAGATTGTCAAATTGTAAAATTTACAAACTCAAAGCAAGTTGAAGAAGTTCATAAGTTCAAATTAAATGAAAAAACAAGTTTTACAAAGTATACAATTTATACAGACTCTTTAAGACATCAAAACCCACTAGAAGAAAGTAACGAACTATTAACAAAGGTTAAAGAATTTAGTTTTGAGTATTGGATAGAAGAACAGACGAAATATTTAGCGGATTTTTGGAAGTCAACCTATATTGATGTAAAAGGTGAAAAAAGCATTCAAGAAGGTTTGCAGTTTAATATTTTTCAACTTCTTCAATCAGTAGGCAAAGATAAATACAGCAATATTTCTGCAAAGGGATTAACTGGAGAAGGCTATGAAGGACATTACTTTTGGGATACAGAAATTTTGATTTTCCCAGTATTTCTTCTAACAAATCCAGAAATAGCAAAAAATCTATTAATGTATCGTTATAACATCTTAGAGCAAGCAAAAGAAAGAGCAATGATTATGGGGCATAAGAGAGGCGCTTTGTTTCCTTGGCGTACAATTAGTGGTACTGAATGCTCTGGGTATTTTCCAGCAGGAACTGCTCAATACCATATTAGTGGTGACATAGCTTATGCATTTATTAGCTATTATCTAGCTACAAACGATATACAATTTATGCGTGACTTTGGTGCCGAGGTTTTATTTGAGACTGCTAGACTGTGGGTGGATATGGGTCATCAAAAAGGTGAACATTTTTACATTGATAGTGTAACTGGACCGGATGAGTATACTGCAATTGTAAACAACAATTATTACACAAATACGATTGCTAAGTATAACTTATATTGGGCAAATAAAATCTACATAGAATTAATGGATTGCTTTGGTGAGGTAGCAACAACAGATTTGTTAACGAAGTTAGATGTAGCGGTCTTAGAAATTCAAAGATTTAAGGAAATTTCTGATATCATGTATTTACCATACGATGAACAATTAGACATCAATCCCCAAGACGACTCTTTTTTAAATAAGAAGGTTTGGGACTTCAGTGGAACAAAAAAAGAACAATATCCATTGCTTATGAATTTTCATCCACTAACAATTTATCGTCATCAAGTATTAAAACAAGCAGATACAATACTTGCCCATCTAATGCTAGAGGATTATACTAAAGAAAGTACTATTAAAAATAGTTATGATTATTATGAGAAGATTACTACCCATGATTCATCATTGTCTTATTGTGTAAGTAGTATGGTGGCGTGTAAATTAGGATATGAAAAAGAAGCTTATCAATATTTTATGGAAACAGCGAGACTTGACCTTGATAACACCCATAATAATACAAAAGACGGTTTGCATATGGCAAATATGGGTGGTAGCTTTATGGGCATTGTATATGGTTTTGCGGGGTTAAGAATAAAAGAAGAAGGTATTAGCTTCAATCCAATACTTTCAGATGAATGGGAAGGTTATCAGTTTAACATCAAATATCTAGGCCGCGTAATTCATATTGAGGTAAACATGGAGCATATTCATATTTGCATTGAAGGCAAACCTTTAGAAGTGAAAATTTACGAACAAGGTTATTTCATTGAAAAGGAATTAACCCTTCAGCTTAAGCAACTGACTCATACAGTAAGAGGAGATAATTAA
- a CDS encoding phosphate butyryltransferase: MIRKLDMLETLIVGKPKGRVVIAAAHDDNVLSSIKEVYDKGYVEPILIGDKEKIFRIAEEIGLDISKMNIVKEIDDAKSARLAVDMINNNEADILMKGYLHTSELLKAVLSKENGLRTGGVISHVSVFEVETYGKLLMVTDAGINIYPDLKQKAEIIQNAVNIGLKLDIDRPKVAVLSAVEVVNPSIESTIHAAALSKMAQRGQIVNCRVDGPLAMDNAINLDAALHKHIESEVAGDADILIVPNIEAGNILIKSLAFLYKSKSCSILAGAKVPIVVTSRADDSITKYYSIILALALR, translated from the coding sequence ATGATACGAAAACTTGATATGCTTGAAACCCTGATCGTCGGTAAACCCAAGGGAAGAGTGGTAATTGCCGCTGCCCACGATGATAACGTCCTTTCTTCCATCAAAGAAGTCTACGATAAGGGTTATGTTGAACCCATATTGATTGGAGATAAAGAGAAAATTTTCAGAATTGCCGAAGAAATAGGATTGGATATTTCGAAAATGAATATTGTGAAAGAAATAGATGATGCGAAAAGCGCAAGATTGGCTGTTGATATGATCAATAACAATGAAGCTGATATTTTGATGAAGGGGTATTTACATACTTCTGAACTTCTTAAAGCTGTTCTCTCAAAGGAAAATGGCTTAAGAACGGGTGGCGTAATCAGCCACGTATCTGTATTCGAGGTGGAGACCTATGGAAAACTTTTGATGGTGACTGATGCTGGCATAAACATCTACCCAGATCTCAAGCAAAAGGCTGAAATTATACAAAACGCTGTAAATATTGGACTTAAACTAGATATAGATAGACCCAAGGTAGCAGTCTTGTCGGCGGTTGAAGTGGTTAACCCTTCTATCGAAAGTACCATTCATGCCGCTGCTCTTTCCAAGATGGCCCAAAGAGGGCAGATTGTAAATTGTAGGGTAGATGGTCCTTTGGCGATGGATAATGCAATCAATTTGGATGCAGCACTGCATAAGCATATTGAAAGTGAGGTAGCCGGAGATGCAGATATTTTAATTGTCCCTAATATCGAGGCGGGAAATATTTTAATCAAATCATTGGCATTCCTTTATAAATCAAAATCCTGCTCGATACTGGCAGGTGCTAAAGTCCCCATTGTGGTTACTTCAAGGGCGGATGACAGCATAACCAAATACTATTCTATCATTTTGGCTCTTGCCTTAAGATAG
- a CDS encoding sugar ABC transporter permease has product MTNKNLTRAFSIFIIFYLIIIVFPFIWVLITSFKPENEIWGKSALKLIAENPTLDHYRALVNNNVLRGIRNSFIVASLTTIYVTVISIFAAYALARLQFRGKNFILTLVLAVSMFPQMIVVGPIYNMFNALGWTNSYNIIFPYSMISLPVAIYILVTHFKKIPYTLEESAKIDGATPVQTLLKIVAPLALPGIFTSAIITFIGVWNEYVLSLTLNTDLSYHTAPVAISFLRGQFEIFWGQVTAASVVVTIPTLIIVLLFQRQIISGLTSGALKE; this is encoded by the coding sequence ATGACAAATAAAAACTTAACAAGAGCATTTAGCATCTTCATTATTTTTTATCTCATCATCATTGTATTTCCATTTATCTGGGTGTTGATTACTTCCTTTAAACCAGAAAATGAAATATGGGGAAAAAGTGCGCTTAAACTAATCGCAGAGAATCCTACACTAGATCATTACAGAGCCTTGGTTAATAATAATGTGCTCAGAGGGATAAGAAATAGTTTTATTGTAGCATCTCTTACAACGATTTATGTAACTGTTATCTCAATCTTTGCTGCTTATGCACTTGCAAGACTTCAATTTAGGGGTAAGAATTTTATTTTAACTCTAGTGCTCGCGGTATCGATGTTTCCACAGATGATTGTAGTGGGACCAATTTATAACATGTTTAATGCATTAGGATGGACGAATTCTTATAATATTATCTTTCCATATTCGATGATTTCGTTACCGGTTGCCATCTATATTTTAGTAACACATTTTAAAAAGATCCCTTATACCTTAGAGGAATCTGCCAAAATTGATGGTGCCACACCAGTTCAGACTTTATTAAAAATTGTTGCACCGTTGGCATTACCTGGTATATTCACATCAGCAATTATTACCTTTATTGGTGTATGGAATGAGTATGTTCTGTCCTTAACCTTAAATACAGACCTATCTTATCATACAGCACCCGTTGCAATATCATTTTTAAGAGGACAATTTGAAATTTTCTGGGGTCAGGTTACAGCAGCTTCTGTAGTTGTTACGATTCCAACCTTAATTATTGTATTGCTATTCCAAAGACAAATTATTTCAGGCTTAACTTCTGGAGCATTAAAAGAATAG
- the pgmB gene encoding beta-phosphoglucomutase has product MYKLVIFDLDGVVTDTAEYHYLAWKQLANKIGIDIDREFNEQLKGVGRIDSLERILATQNLNNVYNNEAKNALADEKNEYYLGLINQMTPEDILPGIIDLLTWLKENGVHIALGSASRNAPTIVDKLGVTQWFDYIVNPDSVKLGKPAPDLFLKAAMHFDIEPERCIVVEDATSGIQAAKDGYMYAVGVGDKDVLYLADQVVESTDLLLRVFEKLIIL; this is encoded by the coding sequence GTGTATAAGCTTGTAATATTTGATTTAGACGGTGTGGTTACAGATACTGCAGAGTATCACTACCTAGCATGGAAGCAGTTAGCCAATAAGATTGGTATAGATATTGATAGAGAGTTTAATGAACAACTGAAAGGTGTTGGAAGAATTGATTCCTTAGAAAGAATTCTTGCAACACAAAATTTAAATAACGTATATAACAATGAGGCGAAAAATGCCTTAGCAGATGAAAAAAATGAATATTATTTAGGCTTAATTAATCAAATGACACCAGAAGATATATTACCTGGTATTATTGATCTACTAACATGGCTTAAGGAAAATGGGGTTCATATAGCTCTAGGCAGTGCTTCAAGAAATGCACCAACAATCGTTGATAAACTTGGTGTTACTCAGTGGTTTGACTACATTGTGAATCCGGATTCAGTTAAGTTAGGTAAGCCTGCACCTGATCTTTTCCTAAAGGCAGCAATGCATTTTGATATTGAACCAGAACGATGTATCGTAGTTGAAGATGCAACGTCCGGCATCCAAGCTGCAAAAGATGGGTACATGTATGCTGTTGGTGTCGGAGATAAAGATGTACTTTACTTAGCAGACCAAGTAGTTGAATCTACTGATTTATTACTTCGTGTTTTTGAAAAACTCATTATTCTTTAA
- a CDS encoding ABC transporter substrate-binding protein — MKKIISILMLSILVFSVVGCGAKKDDAVKDVPADTQTTDVAKTTITIGFQADPVGGIQKVIEAFEVEYPQYDVEFANMTNDSAQMHDQLLNSLSASSGEYDVLAMDVVWAGEFAAAGYLEPVDTLLMDQGWKASDFNAGSMASGKYQGKNYALPFFPDLGFLYYRKDVVSPEDAAKLEAGTYTWEDLLAMSEKYVGQGGTKYGFVYQSKQYEGLICNLNEFSKNWTDVKGGLETMKAFTESSAMPEDILVYTEGETHASFTNKEAVFARNWPYMYGMAVADDTPIVVEEVGLAPLPNGGTVGGWLIGLNKNSDNLQGAKDFAVFLAGDGGQRIYSSTNASLPGMNSLLADEGIIAANTLLSNEGFKLALTKTIARPVVANYQEVSDKIQVAAHAYLSGSKTLEDAVKEIETALQ, encoded by the coding sequence ATGAAAAAAATAATATCTATTTTAATGCTTTCAATCCTAGTGTTTAGCGTAGTGGGATGTGGAGCAAAAAAAGATGATGCAGTTAAAGACGTACCTGCAGACACTCAAACTACAGATGTAGCAAAAACAACAATTACAATCGGCTTCCAAGCTGACCCTGTTGGTGGTATTCAAAAGGTTATTGAAGCTTTTGAAGTTGAATATCCTCAATATGACGTAGAATTTGCTAACATGACAAATGACTCAGCTCAAATGCATGATCAATTGTTGAATTCTTTATCAGCTAGTTCAGGGGAATATGATGTTCTAGCAATGGATGTTGTATGGGCTGGCGAATTTGCAGCTGCGGGCTATCTTGAACCAGTAGATACACTACTTATGGATCAAGGCTGGAAGGCTAGTGATTTTAATGCGGGTTCCATGGCATCAGGAAAATATCAAGGTAAAAATTATGCATTACCATTTTTCCCAGATTTAGGTTTCTTATATTATAGAAAAGATGTTGTATCACCTGAAGATGCAGCTAAACTAGAAGCAGGTACATATACTTGGGAAGATTTATTGGCAATGTCAGAAAAATATGTTGGTCAAGGTGGAACTAAATACGGTTTTGTATACCAATCTAAGCAATATGAAGGTTTAATTTGTAATTTAAATGAATTCTCAAAGAACTGGACTGATGTAAAAGGTGGCTTAGAAACAATGAAAGCCTTTACTGAGTCAAGTGCAATGCCAGAAGATATTTTAGTATATACAGAAGGTGAAACTCATGCATCATTTACAAATAAAGAAGCTGTATTTGCTAGAAACTGGCCTTATATGTACGGTATGGCAGTAGCTGATGATACTCCAATCGTAGTTGAAGAAGTTGGCCTTGCTCCACTTCCAAATGGAGGAACAGTTGGTGGATGGTTAATCGGTCTAAATAAAAACTCTGATAATCTTCAAGGAGCAAAGGATTTTGCTGTATTCTTAGCAGGTGACGGCGGACAAAGAATATATTCATCAACAAATGCTAGCTTACCAGGTATGAATTCACTACTAGCCGATGAAGGTATCATTGCTGCAAATACGTTATTATCAAATGAAGGCTTTAAATTAGCTTTAACTAAAACAATTGCTAGACCAGTTGTAGCAAATTACCAAGAAGTATCAGATAAAATTCAAGTAGCAGCACATGCTTATTTATCAGGATCTAAAACATTAGAAGATGCAGTAAAAGAAATCGAAACTGCACTACAATAG